A region of Daphnia carinata strain CSIRO-1 chromosome 10, CSIRO_AGI_Dcar_HiC_V3, whole genome shotgun sequence DNA encodes the following proteins:
- the LOC130697811 gene encoding alpha-soluble NSF attachment protein-like yields the protein MADNEQKAAQLIAEAEKKLNSGKSFFGSLFGGGSSKVDEAIECYQRAANLYKMAKKWSQAGQAFCEAAALHLKAAGRHDAATNYIDAGNCYKKSEPNEAVACLLKAIEIYTDMGRFSIAAKHHQTIAEIYESELADLDRAVQHYEQAADYFKGEESNSSANKCLLKVAQYAAQLENYQKAIQIYEQVASASLDNSLLKYSAKEYFFRAALCHLCIDLLNAQHAVQQYENMYPAFQDSRECKLVKALIGHMEEHNVDGFTETVKDYDSISRLDQWFTTILLRIKKQMAETPDLC from the exons ATGGCGGATAACGAACAGAAAGCGGCGCAGTTAATTGCTGAGgctgaaaagaaattgaactCGGGAAAAAGCTTTTTCGGGTCTCTTTTTGGAGG TGGATCCTCCAAAGTTGATGAAGCTATAGAATGCTACCAGCGAGCTGCAAACTTGTATAAAATGGCCAAAAAGTGGTCTCAAGCTGGCCAGGCCTTTTGTGAGGCAGCAGCTCTTCACCTTAAAGCTGCTGGACGTCATGATGCTGCAACCAACTATATTGATGCTGGCAATTGCTACAAGAAATCTGAGCCAAATG AGGCAGTTGCATGTCTCCTTAAAGCTATTGAAATATATACTGATATGGGAAGATTTTCGATTGCTGCAAAACACCATCAAACAATTGCTGAGATTTATGAATCAGAATTGGCAGATCTTGATAGAGCTGTACAGCATTATGAACAAGCAGCTGATTATTTTAAAG gagaGGAAAGCAATAGTTCGGCCAACAAATGCCTTTTAAAAGTGGCTCAGTATGCTGCACAGTTGGAAAATTACCAAAAGGCAATTCAGATATATGAACAAGTTGCATCAGCCTCACTGGATAATTCACTTTTGAAGTACAGTGCTAAAGAGTACTTCTTTCGCGCTGCTCTTTGTCACTTGTGCATTGATTTGTTGAATGCCCAGCATGCTGTGCAACAGTATGAGAACATGTATCCAGCTTTTCAG GATTCGAGAGAATGTAAGCTGGTGAAAGCCCTAATTGGTCATATGGAAGAACACAACGTAGATGGATTTACTGAAACGGTCAAAGATTACGACTCTATTTCGAGACTGGACCAGTGGTTTACAACTATCCTTTTGAGAATCAAGAAACAGATGGCCGAAACTCCCGATCTATGTTAA